One stretch of Sporocytophaga myxococcoides DSM 11118 DNA includes these proteins:
- a CDS encoding LamG-like jellyroll fold domain-containing protein, translating into MNTFLRLIILVLLLIRLPFIAEGQRTTGGTPKSFTIEKNKRSRGEPSIPVSTVPAIDNKEELEKAKKISPNIYGLINAVNVDIIKQGFKEVLSDGGALWRYKVSSSTAYSMEVVFSRFHLPDKAQLFIYNEDHSVVLGALSSLNNSAQGTLATQPIYGSSIIIEYYEPSNVEFHGEVVVGEVIHDFANVLQFLKGVGPFVPNPMLSYGDVSCIKNVSCPEALPYANEAKAVALILYKMPSGRYVGHATGTLINNSNNDKEPYFLTAFHNIDDANADCSDKTDLCFDFSKWVVLFNHYDPDCNGDGHSISNSVNAINSITGARRLSGDRERDYLLMRLNSTPQNVCYAGWSRASSPQPPFVGIHHPHGDVKKISFYNRQLGSGVPVFWEVDNWNSGYTAEGSSGSALFDNNKRIVGVLKEGFGGDLCETDPNFDPRIHPNPNPPNDLPIATSVYGRFSTSFDHGHFGVYLGNVQETDTYCPAPEVESCPGNNQQQARTGAQMRTLSTCMEVNFSADKTEALVNEEVTFTNGSSGGVGDVTYEWDFGIDAVPATSDEEEPPSVYYTSTGNKWVKLTVCDDEGCITEQKAAYIDVQNSSSTMLVDFTSSRRYIQPGEEIEFTSTVSGNESSPAYLWNFGPDADASSLVTSNPTVSFSSSGIKNISLQVTDNTGTVIEIKNAFITVNDPRITPLRAEFSGCPPIGIRPGGNVAFSDESTGGSSFPLTSYLWDFGDGTTSSSMHGSHVYRDFGTYTVSLKVCDGDNCDTKIRKGCVNISDIPSSSAAYLINGEPASKDDPITVGCNVPVMYAGYFPESPDMKYTWEFDKDAWSGTFASPPTATGYGPHTVFYTQPGKYSSSLFVKNHKPRPYLIWEKQVKNDAVIVVPGMGPGDCKAVLGNVSLSTTCWNKGAYPEFNVEVDSYTCPYEIKIHGAKTGELKNNKIDFKNGTNLPVFPYTDTFIISLAHNDCQSLTQLDSKSITVTLYYPGANAGPDISVCPGNELQLGSASKPNTTYSWSCSPSTGVNYLSNAAISNPKFNTVIPGTYNYTVNARNLTSGCVNSDDVKITIQPVTVGNKTYNTCKGGIETLNLPVAGGSGSFTGVWTPSTYLTNANILTPNVQAPQMGTSLLYNLTVTDSKGCKGTGTALVNVSAVAPSGLVTVGGFKEVKLTWIDNSTTETAFVVERSTDATSGFVAIATVGENITSFTDNSASLGVTYYYRVYAKNATTPNLGTSNNSSAYTNIPIAWDKTYGGSVDESDVKIYPTTDGGYILGATTKSNAGFDVSENHSSGSGTSLVGGLSTMWIVKLDACGNKVWDKKFNVFEESYEFRDLVEVSDGYVLLGRRWYPNSGSAFNNVLSGYDTYVTKISKSGVQIWGKKYGNINSEHPGSIIPSGDGGFIIGSHSNSPAGGDKSEGYVSTNSWNYYFPNYDLWILKIDGTGNKIWDKTIGNLDMNESIHSLCASADGGYLIASESVQNASGITPGLIRLTKIDAAGKKLWTYTYAASSGSYGGSGIASMIMTSDGNYIIGTINNENYALLKVDPNGTLIWKKEYGGSGGDRFYSVKEFPNGNLLIGGSSGSPKSGAKSEPSYGGEDYWFLKTDKLGNILWDKTIRGTSGDRLGNLAVVNDDDFLMAGASSSPRGGDKSEAGRGGSDIWILKVGSGQNSGSMTLGNINPTAYFPSAVVAIPFNASCTKPGETFTAQLSDQNGSFTNPASMPVNIGTSGATSGTINGTIPADAIPGTGYKIRVISSVTQTTSADNGQYITIKPSQITTGTISPLAYMPGATLSVPYSILGVFKSGNVFTAQLSDANGYFVNSVNIGTLTSTNAGTISATIPANTPVGRGYRIRVVGSNPLINGSDNGVNISVGRLFTETIIDKVYYPGDPVMVPFTALGTFNSGNTFTAILSDVTGSFTANTVNIGTLSGKISGQINAVIPISTVPGATYRIKVVSSNPAIDGTVNTKDIIVGFPIVTLGSLSTNRILSGSTISVPYTVNGIFSATNKFTVQLSDAQGSFLRPVTLGSVISSTSGSINVQIPLAVPMGSGYRIRIISSLPATVSNDNGVDISIFGILTNTVSPAIYYAGDAMTVSYLTNLQFASGNKFNVELSDASGSFVNPRVIGSSSQPGPVNALIPMDVPSGSLYRVRVVSINPAVTGLSNPENITINQSSLTVDLTQTVICPGAIAIPFTTTGNFNPDNIFTVLLSDATGNFDDPYILEMNSFPSSGSWMINVTIPKYILAGSGYKIRVESSSPYLESDVNVTIKETPRAINSFSSTNINLNETIDIRSGSVLSFDGINDYVSVPGYSKPANGGPITVEFWLKVNAADLRKSSTFSVGTDEYDRLQVHAPYNDGILTFDYGNLNNPASRINVDYNPYLDKWTHVALVSSGKANTFKGIYLNGKLVKSENTSDGNAMALSGLKIGCFVNNTLFVKGMIDEFRVWNVMRTAEEIQVGMIKFIDENTAGLQLYLQMHEGKGPEIKDKSGKGLNGTVYGAEWTSPSTNMTYNWMPATNPTSGPNVTASPDYTGNFVSTVTDNTTGCVGQYTTKVNVKDGIYTNSVNPVSYYRGESIQVSFKTNISFPAGTIFNVQLSDVKGSFANYQIIGSSTQIGTINATIPINTPIGSDYRVRVVSANPNIIGTQNPENITVKAPSVTVDLAEGSTICTGEIYVPIIMEGFYYPGNTFTLMLSDASGSFTNPVILNSFPYSNSGSAQMRAELPRDLILNGSYKIRVQSSNPVVYDDATVVVKEGARAVSSFSSTNICPGETINLTGGKVLSFDGVDDKVTVPSFSNPANGGAITVEFWLNVDPANGRTRSAFSVGSDNNERLQAHTPGANGLLVFDYGNINNSSSRITADYQPYLGRWTHIAFVSSGKANTFKGIYINGKLVASANTSDGNNILLSNLRIGSFINNSFFLNGNIDEFRIWNTMRTEAEIKDGMYHTIEAGTLGLKLYLQMHEGSGSVAKDKSGNGINGTINGPTWTFMYPSANATYFWSSPAGLQSGPDLSVTPLQTTTYSLVVKKTVSGCEAKDFTKVNVQPAPCAPKSLVAQQFGIDGPSSVSNIHRLEEEGIEIYPNPNNGSFAVSMNQAQSVTIQIIDAKGNKVREFSSSEDKINVEAMELGAGFYAVNIISNGKMISKKMTIMK; encoded by the coding sequence ATGAATACATTTTTACGATTAATTATTTTGGTTTTGTTGTTGATCCGGCTACCCTTTATTGCAGAAGGACAGAGAACAACAGGAGGTACTCCCAAATCATTTACAATAGAAAAGAATAAAAGGAGTCGGGGAGAGCCTTCTATTCCTGTTAGTACAGTTCCTGCTATTGATAACAAAGAAGAGCTGGAGAAGGCAAAAAAGATCAGTCCGAATATATATGGATTGATAAATGCTGTCAATGTCGATATTATTAAACAAGGATTCAAAGAAGTTTTGTCTGACGGAGGTGCGCTTTGGAGATATAAAGTAAGCTCCTCAACTGCCTATTCAATGGAAGTTGTTTTTAGCAGGTTTCATTTGCCTGATAAAGCTCAGCTTTTTATTTACAATGAGGACCATTCCGTGGTATTGGGCGCATTGAGTTCTTTGAACAATAGTGCTCAAGGAACACTGGCAACACAACCAATATATGGAAGCTCAATAATAATAGAGTACTATGAGCCTTCAAATGTTGAATTTCATGGAGAGGTAGTAGTCGGCGAAGTTATACATGACTTTGCCAATGTTTTACAATTTTTAAAGGGGGTAGGTCCATTTGTTCCTAATCCTATGTTAAGTTATGGAGATGTTTCTTGTATAAAGAATGTTTCTTGTCCAGAAGCTCTGCCTTATGCAAATGAAGCGAAAGCGGTAGCTTTAATTTTATATAAAATGCCCAGTGGGAGATATGTAGGTCATGCAACGGGAACATTAATTAACAATTCCAATAATGACAAAGAACCATACTTTTTAACAGCATTTCACAATATTGATGATGCAAATGCAGATTGTAGTGATAAGACCGATCTTTGTTTTGATTTCTCTAAATGGGTTGTATTGTTTAATCACTATGATCCTGATTGCAACGGTGATGGGCATAGTATTTCCAATTCCGTTAACGCAATAAATTCAATTACAGGCGCAAGACGTTTATCCGGAGATAGGGAAAGGGATTATTTATTGATGCGTTTGAATTCAACACCTCAAAATGTCTGCTATGCTGGATGGTCCAGAGCCTCAAGCCCGCAACCGCCTTTTGTTGGTATTCACCATCCGCATGGCGATGTAAAAAAGATAAGTTTCTATAATCGTCAGTTAGGTTCAGGAGTTCCTGTATTTTGGGAAGTTGACAATTGGAATTCCGGATATACTGCCGAAGGTTCATCCGGTTCAGCTTTGTTTGATAATAATAAGAGAATTGTTGGCGTTCTCAAGGAAGGTTTTGGAGGAGATCTCTGTGAAACTGACCCTAATTTTGATCCCAGAATTCATCCTAATCCTAATCCTCCAAATGACCTACCAATAGCAACTTCTGTATACGGAAGATTTTCCACATCATTTGATCATGGCCACTTTGGGGTCTATTTAGGAAATGTTCAGGAAACAGATACCTATTGCCCTGCACCTGAAGTAGAATCTTGTCCCGGCAACAATCAACAACAAGCGCGTACAGGTGCTCAGATGCGTACATTATCTACATGTATGGAAGTAAATTTCTCAGCAGATAAAACCGAAGCTTTAGTCAACGAAGAAGTTACTTTTACGAACGGGAGTTCAGGAGGAGTTGGTGATGTGACGTATGAGTGGGACTTTGGAATAGACGCTGTACCTGCCACTAGTGATGAAGAAGAACCTCCTTCAGTTTATTATACATCTACAGGGAATAAGTGGGTAAAGCTGACAGTATGCGACGATGAAGGTTGTATTACAGAACAAAAGGCAGCCTATATTGATGTTCAAAATTCCAGCAGCACCATGCTGGTAGATTTTACTTCGTCTAGGAGATATATACAACCCGGTGAAGAAATTGAATTTACCAGCACTGTTTCCGGCAATGAAAGTTCTCCAGCCTACCTCTGGAATTTTGGACCAGACGCAGACGCATCAAGCCTGGTAACTTCAAATCCTACAGTCTCTTTTAGCTCATCAGGTATTAAAAATATTTCGCTACAGGTAACTGATAATACAGGTACTGTTATAGAAATAAAAAATGCTTTTATAACCGTAAACGATCCAAGAATAACTCCTTTAAGAGCAGAGTTTAGTGGTTGCCCTCCGATAGGAATCAGACCTGGTGGCAATGTGGCGTTTTCGGATGAGAGTACCGGCGGAAGTAGTTTTCCGCTTACCAGTTATCTTTGGGATTTTGGAGACGGTACGACATCATCGTCAATGCATGGAAGTCATGTTTACCGCGATTTTGGTACCTACACGGTTTCTCTAAAGGTTTGTGATGGGGATAACTGCGATACAAAGATTCGTAAGGGCTGTGTGAATATTTCAGATATCCCAAGTTCATCTGCTGCTTATTTAATAAATGGAGAACCTGCGTCAAAAGACGATCCGATAACTGTAGGCTGTAACGTACCAGTTATGTATGCCGGTTATTTTCCTGAATCACCAGACATGAAATATACTTGGGAATTTGATAAGGATGCCTGGTCAGGTACATTTGCAAGTCCACCAACTGCAACCGGTTATGGACCGCATACTGTATTTTACACGCAACCAGGCAAATATAGCTCATCCTTGTTCGTGAAAAACCATAAACCAAGGCCCTATTTAATATGGGAAAAACAAGTTAAGAACGATGCAGTAATAGTTGTACCTGGCATGGGACCCGGAGACTGTAAGGCAGTTCTGGGGAATGTATCCTTATCAACTACCTGCTGGAATAAAGGCGCATATCCTGAATTTAATGTGGAGGTCGATTCATACACTTGTCCTTATGAAATAAAAATACATGGTGCCAAAACAGGTGAATTAAAAAATAATAAGATTGATTTTAAGAACGGAACGAATCTTCCTGTATTCCCTTATACAGATACCTTTATAATAAGCCTCGCCCATAATGATTGCCAAAGTCTTACTCAGCTGGATTCAAAGTCAATTACTGTGACTTTGTATTATCCCGGAGCAAATGCCGGTCCTGATATTTCCGTCTGCCCGGGAAATGAACTGCAGCTGGGGAGCGCTTCAAAGCCGAATACCACTTATTCGTGGTCATGCAGCCCAAGCACCGGAGTTAATTATTTAAGTAATGCTGCAATATCAAATCCTAAATTTAATACTGTTATACCAGGAACATATAACTATACTGTAAATGCCAGGAATTTAACTTCTGGTTGTGTAAATTCTGATGATGTAAAAATTACCATTCAACCGGTGACCGTGGGTAATAAAACCTATAATACTTGCAAAGGAGGCATCGAGACGCTGAATTTACCTGTTGCCGGAGGGTCGGGAAGTTTTACAGGAGTATGGACTCCATCAACATATCTTACAAATGCCAATATACTTACTCCAAATGTACAGGCCCCCCAAATGGGAACGAGCTTACTATATAATCTAACAGTTACAGACAGCAAAGGCTGCAAGGGTACAGGTACTGCCCTTGTAAATGTCAGTGCAGTAGCTCCGAGCGGGCTTGTTACAGTGGGTGGATTTAAAGAAGTGAAACTTACCTGGATTGATAATTCTACCACAGAGACGGCCTTTGTAGTTGAAAGATCTACAGATGCGACATCGGGTTTTGTTGCAATAGCAACGGTAGGAGAGAATATAACATCCTTTACAGATAATTCTGCTTCACTTGGAGTTACTTATTATTACCGAGTATATGCAAAAAATGCAACAACACCGAATCTTGGTACTAGCAATAACTCAAGCGCTTATACCAATATTCCTATAGCATGGGACAAAACATACGGTGGTAGTGTTGATGAGTCTGACGTGAAAATATATCCTACAACAGATGGTGGTTATATCTTGGGGGCGACAACAAAGTCTAATGCAGGATTTGATGTTTCAGAGAATCATTCTTCAGGATCTGGTACAAGCCTGGTGGGAGGATTAAGTACCATGTGGATTGTAAAACTGGATGCCTGTGGCAATAAAGTTTGGGATAAGAAATTTAATGTTTTTGAAGAATCATATGAATTTCGGGATCTTGTGGAGGTTTCAGACGGATACGTCCTTCTGGGCAGGAGATGGTATCCAAATTCTGGTAGCGCTTTCAATAATGTTTTATCAGGTTATGATACTTATGTTACTAAAATAAGCAAGTCCGGTGTGCAAATATGGGGGAAAAAGTATGGCAACATTAATTCTGAGCATCCAGGGTCAATTATTCCGTCCGGCGATGGAGGTTTTATAATTGGGAGTCATTCAAATTCTCCTGCTGGAGGTGACAAGTCCGAAGGCTATGTCAGTACCAATTCCTGGAACTATTATTTTCCAAATTATGATTTATGGATTTTAAAGATTGATGGAACGGGCAACAAAATTTGGGATAAGACTATTGGGAATTTGGACATGAATGAATCTATACACTCGCTTTGTGCAAGCGCTGATGGAGGATATTTAATTGCCAGTGAAAGTGTGCAAAATGCATCGGGCATTACACCTGGTTTGATAAGATTAACAAAAATCGATGCTGCTGGAAAAAAATTATGGACCTATACCTATGCGGCAAGTTCTGGTTCTTATGGAGGTAGCGGGATAGCTTCAATGATAATGACTTCCGATGGCAACTATATTATAGGAACAATTAATAATGAAAATTATGCTTTACTAAAAGTAGATCCTAATGGAACTCTAATATGGAAAAAAGAATATGGTGGTAGTGGTGGAGATCGTTTCTATTCCGTAAAGGAATTCCCCAATGGAAATCTTTTGATTGGAGGAAGCTCCGGCTCTCCTAAGAGTGGGGCTAAATCGGAGCCTTCGTATGGAGGTGAAGACTACTGGTTTCTTAAAACAGACAAATTAGGTAATATTCTTTGGGATAAAACTATTAGAGGTACATCAGGTGATAGGCTCGGGAACCTGGCCGTGGTTAATGATGATGATTTTTTGATGGCGGGGGCTTCTAGTTCTCCTAGAGGCGGAGATAAATCTGAAGCAGGTCGTGGTGGCTCTGATATTTGGATACTAAAAGTTGGTAGTGGTCAAAATTCGGGATCCATGACCTTGGGAAATATAAATCCAACCGCTTACTTTCCTTCTGCTGTAGTTGCTATTCCGTTTAATGCTTCATGCACCAAGCCGGGTGAGACATTTACTGCTCAGTTATCAGACCAGAACGGAAGTTTTACCAATCCTGCAAGCATGCCTGTAAACATAGGTACATCAGGAGCGACCTCAGGTACAATCAATGGTACTATTCCTGCCGATGCTATACCTGGAACTGGCTATAAAATAAGGGTTATATCTTCTGTTACACAGACAACATCTGCCGATAACGGACAATATATTACCATAAAACCCTCTCAGATCACAACCGGAACTATATCTCCACTGGCTTATATGCCTGGAGCAACACTTTCTGTTCCATACAGCATATTGGGAGTATTCAAGAGTGGCAATGTGTTTACAGCGCAGCTTTCTGATGCCAATGGATATTTTGTAAATTCTGTAAACATAGGTACGCTTACTTCAACAAATGCAGGAACCATCAGCGCAACTATACCTGCTAACACTCCTGTAGGTCGCGGATACAGAATCAGGGTTGTGGGCTCAAATCCGCTTATTAATGGCAGCGATAATGGAGTTAATATTTCGGTAGGGCGTTTATTTACTGAAACCATAATCGATAAAGTTTATTATCCGGGAGATCCTGTTATGGTGCCTTTCACGGCGCTTGGTACTTTCAATTCCGGAAATACTTTCACAGCAATATTGTCTGATGTTACCGGAAGCTTTACTGCAAATACAGTAAACATTGGAACACTTTCTGGAAAAATTTCAGGACAGATTAATGCAGTAATTCCAATATCGACAGTTCCAGGAGCTACTTATCGGATTAAAGTAGTTTCAAGCAATCCTGCTATTGATGGTACGGTAAATACCAAAGATATTATTGTTGGGTTCCCGATAGTAACATTAGGTTCTTTATCAACCAATAGAATACTTTCAGGCTCAACTATATCTGTTCCCTATACTGTAAATGGTATTTTTAGTGCTACAAATAAATTTACAGTGCAGTTGTCGGATGCTCAGGGTAGCTTCCTGAGGCCTGTAACTCTCGGATCTGTAATATCATCAACAAGTGGCTCTATTAATGTTCAGATTCCATTGGCAGTTCCAATGGGCTCAGGTTATAGAATCAGGATCATTTCATCTTTACCTGCAACTGTGAGCAATGATAATGGCGTAGATATTTCAATCTTTGGCATATTAACTAACACTGTGAGTCCTGCAATATATTATGCCGGTGATGCAATGACGGTTAGTTATTTGACTAATCTACAATTTGCCTCTGGTAATAAATTTAATGTAGAGCTGTCCGATGCCAGCGGAAGTTTTGTAAATCCGAGAGTTATTGGCAGTAGTTCGCAGCCAGGCCCTGTTAATGCATTAATCCCAATGGATGTGCCTTCTGGAAGTTTATATCGGGTAAGGGTGGTATCAATTAATCCGGCGGTGACAGGTTTGTCAAATCCTGAGAATATAACGATTAATCAATCATCATTAACTGTAGATCTGACACAAACTGTTATATGCCCTGGTGCAATAGCTATACCGTTTACGACAACAGGTAATTTTAATCCTGACAATATATTTACTGTTTTACTCTCAGACGCAACAGGAAATTTTGACGATCCCTATATTTTGGAAATGAATAGTTTTCCAAGTTCTGGTTCATGGATGATCAATGTTACTATTCCAAAGTATATACTAGCAGGATCTGGTTATAAAATAAGGGTTGAAAGTTCCAGTCCGTATCTTGAAAGTGATGTAAACGTTACTATAAAAGAGACCCCAAGAGCTATTAATTCATTTTCTTCCACCAATATCAATTTGAATGAAACCATAGATATTAGAAGTGGAAGTGTGTTGAGTTTTGATGGTATAAATGACTATGTTTCTGTACCTGGTTATTCAAAACCTGCCAATGGAGGCCCCATAACAGTTGAGTTCTGGCTAAAGGTAAATGCCGCAGACCTTAGAAAAAGTTCTACATTCTCAGTTGGGACTGATGAGTATGACAGGCTTCAGGTGCATGCACCATATAATGACGGAATACTTACATTTGATTATGGGAATTTAAATAATCCAGCAAGTCGGATTAATGTAGATTATAATCCATATCTGGATAAGTGGACTCACGTGGCTCTTGTTTCATCAGGGAAGGCCAATACCTTTAAGGGAATTTATCTTAATGGAAAACTGGTAAAGTCTGAAAACACTTCGGATGGAAATGCAATGGCACTCAGTGGTTTGAAAATTGGATGTTTTGTCAACAACACTCTTTTTGTAAAAGGAATGATTGACGAATTCAGAGTCTGGAATGTAATGAGAACGGCCGAAGAAATTCAGGTTGGTATGATTAAATTTATAGATGAAAATACTGCCGGTCTACAGTTATATCTTCAGATGCACGAAGGAAAAGGTCCTGAGATAAAAGACAAATCCGGAAAAGGCTTGAATGGAACTGTATATGGAGCTGAGTGGACTTCTCCATCTACAAATATGACATATAACTGGATGCCTGCAACTAACCCGACATCTGGACCAAATGTAACTGCAAGTCCTGACTATACGGGGAACTTCGTTTCAACAGTTACAGATAATACCACAGGATGTGTTGGGCAATATACTACTAAAGTAAATGTTAAGGACGGAATATATACCAATAGTGTAAATCCGGTATCATATTACAGAGGCGAAAGTATTCAGGTAAGCTTTAAAACTAATATAAGTTTTCCTGCAGGTACCATTTTTAATGTCCAGTTATCGGATGTTAAAGGTAGTTTTGCAAATTATCAAATTATAGGAAGTAGCACCCAGATAGGAACAATTAATGCTACCATACCCATAAATACGCCTATAGGATCTGATTACAGAGTACGTGTAGTATCAGCAAATCCTAACATTATCGGTACCCAAAATCCAGAGAATATAACTGTAAAGGCCCCAAGCGTCACAGTAGATTTAGCAGAAGGAAGCACTATCTGTACTGGAGAAATATATGTGCCAATTATTATGGAAGGATTTTATTATCCAGGTAATACCTTTACGTTAATGCTTTCAGATGCTTCCGGAAGTTTTACTAATCCTGTTATTTTAAATAGTTTTCCATACTCCAATTCAGGTAGTGCTCAAATGCGTGCAGAATTGCCCAGGGATTTAATTCTAAATGGCAGTTATAAAATTAGGGTGCAAAGTTCAAATCCTGTTGTTTATGATGATGCAACTGTGGTAGTAAAAGAAGGAGCAAGAGCTGTCAGTTCATTTTCTTCGACGAATATTTGTCCAGGTGAGACCATAAATTTAACCGGAGGAAAAGTCTTAAGTTTTGATGGAGTTGACGATAAAGTGACAGTACCTTCTTTTTCCAATCCTGCAAATGGCGGAGCGATTACCGTGGAGTTCTGGCTGAATGTGGATCCTGCAAATGGAAGGACTAGGTCAGCATTTTCGGTGGGTTCTGATAATAATGAAAGACTTCAGGCTCACACGCCTGGTGCCAATGGATTACTCGTGTTTGATTATGGAAATATTAATAATTCTTCAAGTAGAATAACTGCTGATTATCAACCATATCTTGGAAGGTGGACTCACATTGCATTTGTTTCATCTGGAAAAGCAAATACATTTAAAGGGATATATATTAATGGTAAGCTTGTTGCTTCAGCTAATACATCAGATGGAAATAACATCTTACTTTCGAATTTGAGAATAGGAAGTTTTATTAATAACAGCTTTTTTCTAAATGGAAATATTGATGAATTCAGAATATGGAATACAATGAGAACTGAGGCAGAGATTAAAGACGGGATGTATCATACAATAGAAGCAGGTACTCTGGGGCTAAAGCTTTATCTTCAAATGCATGAAGGTTCGGGAAGCGTAGCCAAAGACAAATCCGGAAATGGGATTAATGGCACAATAAACGGACCAACATGGACATTTATGTATCCTTCTGCCAATGCAACATATTTCTGGAGTTCACCGGCCGGTCTTCAGTCAGGACCAGACTTAAGTGTAACACCCTTACAAACTACGACCTATTCCTTAGTAGTGAAAAAAACAGTTTCAGGTTGTGAAGCAAAGGATTTTACTAAAGTAAATGTACAACCTGCTCCATGCGCACCAAAAAGTTTGGTAGCTCAGCAATTTGGTATTGACGGTCCGTCTTCTGTTTCCAATATTCATAGGTTGGAGGAAGAGGGAATCGAAATCTACCCCAATCCGAATAATGGTTCGTTTGCTGTTTCTATGAATCAAGCTCAGTCCGTTACTATCCAGATTATAGATGCCAAAGGCAATAAAGTAAGAGAGTTCAGTAGCTCTGAGGATAAGATTAATGTGGAGGCTATGGAGCTGGGAGCAGGATTTTATGCTGTAAATATTATAAGTAATGGTAAAATGATCAGCAAGAAAATGACTATAATGAAATAA
- a CDS encoding bifunctional metallophosphatase/5'-nucleotidase encodes MKPHSFFVFACLLVSLNYISCQRKLSGKYKPLTFTILQINDVYEIEPLSGGEEGGMARVAKVRKDLVKDNKNTIAVLAGDFVSPSFMGTLKYNGQRLAGKQMVDVMNATGIDYVTFGNHEFDIEKRQLQERINESEFTWVSSNVEEKRVDGSTGPFMKYKNGTSEVIRPYVIHQFIYEKGQSIRLGIIGVTLPFNKTDSIVYDDIYSSVKDTYERIKDSCDVIVGLTHLEMEMDKKLAKVVPGLDLIIGGHEHMHMYQEVGKVLICKADANAKSACIHKVTYAPDTREVNVISELKIINSSVPFDSEVNKTVQKWVAFRDSVVYSLGFVAKEKLMRADLPLEAREPFIRSQSTNFTRLVTNSLLYSFPEADIAILNSGSIRIDDQMKGEITQADILRSLPFGGSLSLVKLTGEELLKILNIGTAVYQKGSGGFLQIEGAERKNNVWVLNGKQIILSNTYTAVMPTFLSKGKEKNLEFINKFTQTTPDALANTSIDKAYSKNDVRNSVITYIKSGMKSPLWVNE; translated from the coding sequence ATGAAACCACATAGCTTTTTTGTATTTGCATGTTTGCTGGTCTCCTTAAATTATATTTCCTGTCAGAGGAAACTTTCCGGCAAATATAAACCACTAACTTTTACTATTCTTCAGATCAATGATGTTTATGAAATAGAACCGCTTTCAGGAGGAGAAGAAGGCGGTATGGCTCGCGTTGCCAAAGTTCGAAAGGATTTAGTCAAAGATAATAAAAACACGATAGCGGTGCTTGCAGGTGATTTTGTCAGTCCTTCTTTTATGGGAACACTAAAGTATAATGGTCAACGTCTTGCAGGCAAACAGATGGTAGATGTGATGAATGCAACAGGTATTGATTATGTCACTTTCGGAAATCATGAATTTGATATTGAGAAAAGGCAATTACAGGAAAGAATCAACGAATCAGAGTTTACATGGGTATCTTCCAATGTTGAAGAAAAAAGAGTAGATGGAAGCACGGGGCCTTTCATGAAATATAAAAATGGTACTTCAGAGGTAATCAGGCCCTATGTAATTCATCAGTTTATATATGAAAAAGGTCAATCGATTCGACTCGGAATTATTGGGGTAACACTTCCTTTTAATAAGACAGATTCAATTGTGTATGACGATATATATAGTTCTGTCAAGGATACTTATGAAAGAATAAAAGATAGCTGTGATGTAATTGTAGGGCTTACACATCTTGAAATGGAAATGGATAAGAAGCTGGCAAAGGTTGTACCTGGTCTTGATCTTATCATCGGTGGTCATGAACATATGCACATGTATCAGGAAGTTGGAAAAGTTTTGATTTGTAAAGCAGATGCCAATGCGAAATCTGCCTGTATTCATAAGGTGACGTATGCGCCAGACACTCGTGAAGTGAATGTTATTTCCGAATTGAAAATAATAAACTCATCAGTTCCTTTTGATAGTGAGGTTAATAAAACAGTGCAAAAATGGGTTGCATTCAGAGATAGTGTGGTGTATTCTCTGGGTTTTGTTGCGAAGGAAAAACTGATGAGGGCAGATTTGCCGCTGGAAGCAAGAGAGCCGTTCATTAGGTCACAGTCAACTAATTTTACAAGACTTGTTACTAATTCGCTATTATACTCCTTCCCGGAAGCAGATATTGCTATTTTAAATAGCGGCAGTATAAGGATTGATGATCAGATGAAGGGTGAAATAACTCAAGCAGATATATTAAGATCTTTACCATTTGGAGGAAGTCTTTCCCTTGTAAAACTTACTGGAGAGGAACTATTGAAGATACTTAATATCGGCACTGCAGTATATCAGAAAGGGAGTGGAGGATTTTTACAGATTGAAGGTGCTGAAAGGAAAAATAATGTATGGGTTTTAAATGGAAAGCAGATCATCTTAAGTAATACCTATACTGCAGTGATGCCTACTTTCCTTTCAAAAGGTAAAGAAAAAAATCTTGAGTTTATAAATAAATTTACTCAAACAACACCTGATGCTCTTGCTAATACAAGTATTGATAAAGCTTATTCTAAAAACGATGTCAGAAATTCCGTTATTACATATATTAAGTCTGGAATGAAAAGTCCATTATGGGTGAATGAATAA